One window of Dyadobacter sandarakinus genomic DNA carries:
- a CDS encoding lysophospholipid acyltransferase family protein produces MKSSSFSNPQSPRPPVSGLPRNTLQHIAGEVLLLVGKLLALLIFVLLRYVLAYRKQLIIQNLTTSFPSKSAAEINTLMHAYYWHMSDLVIEPFLFYAAPATLRGRLATYTNPELLEKLYRMDKQVIVFASHYGNWEYLIGLPQKTSYDVYTAYSPIKNRRIDMLMVGLRSFMGVKLIPKQGFYRQALSLLRQSGLPKLLVIIADQRPAPGSNKFHIPFLDQDTAVQTGGERMVASSDATVVYVEAHKSAQFKYEFTFSLMENADPAIPMGITKAYYRILENSIWKSPSYWLWSHNRWKMQPGEMVQA; encoded by the coding sequence ATGAAATCATCATCATTTTCAAATCCCCAATCCCCGCGCCCGCCTGTTTCCGGCCTGCCGCGCAACACGCTTCAGCATATTGCAGGAGAGGTCCTGCTCCTGGTGGGTAAATTGCTCGCTTTGCTGATTTTCGTGTTGCTGCGCTATGTGCTCGCATATCGTAAGCAGCTGATCATTCAAAATCTTACCACATCTTTCCCGTCCAAATCTGCCGCTGAGATCAATACATTGATGCATGCCTACTACTGGCACATGAGCGACCTGGTGATCGAACCTTTCCTTTTTTATGCTGCCCCGGCGACACTCCGCGGCCGTCTTGCTACCTACACCAATCCCGAGCTCCTGGAAAAGCTGTACCGTATGGACAAGCAGGTAATCGTATTTGCCTCTCACTATGGCAATTGGGAATACCTGATCGGGCTTCCTCAAAAAACGAGCTATGACGTTTACACGGCCTATTCTCCGATCAAAAACCGCCGGATCGATATGCTGATGGTAGGACTGCGTTCATTTATGGGTGTCAAGCTGATTCCCAAGCAAGGATTTTACCGGCAGGCATTGTCGCTGCTGAGGCAAAGCGGGCTTCCTAAGCTCCTCGTCATCATCGCCGACCAGCGCCCGGCGCCCGGAAGCAACAAGTTCCACATCCCGTTTCTCGATCAGGATACGGCTGTACAAACCGGCGGAGAGCGCATGGTTGCTTCGTCGGATGCGACAGTGGTGTATGTGGAAGCACATAAAAGCGCCCAGTTCAAGTATGAGTTCACTTTTTCGCTCATGGAAAATGCCGATCCTGCCATACCCATGGGCATTACAAAAGCATACTACCGCATTCTCGAAAACAGCATC
- a CDS encoding cold-shock protein translates to MNKGTVKFFNETKGFGFIAPENGGADVFVHTSGLIDDIRENDSVSYEVENGRKGLNAVNVTVI, encoded by the coding sequence ATGAACAAAGGAACAGTTAAGTTTTTCAACGAAACCAAAGGTTTTGGTTTTATAGCTCCTGAGAATGGGGGAGCTGACGTTTTTGTACACACATCAGGTCTTATTGATGATATCCGTGAAAACGATAGCGTGTCATACGAAGTTGAAAATGGAAGAAAAGGGCTGAATGCAGTTAACGTTACAGTTATCTGA
- a CDS encoding glycoside hydrolase family 2 protein has translation MQNRTNYGSSKSREASFDTETFLDDLPRAVLRPNEYILLDGEWNFAVDANDRGLNETWYVSHNYTQTAHWPGSVEQHLAISQHDGTSWKDKIVVWYERTFKMPEYVPDTEQNDTILQLTFGACGYETQVWLNGHPLSTIEGEQVHMGEYTSFSYELEALQPVNRLTVRVSSSMDADIPRGKQESHVYKRGGIWYQTFTGAVRSVWLERVERNRLRSRVGVVSIIEDNLVRFTLTTRIHDPGLYKIILKVFPADAGRDDTPVATDEFPLMLDAGQKSQRLVLDVPDAKVWSPESPTLYRLVARLVNDQGGVSEIETKFGLRKFEARGSRIFLNNQAIYLDGILYQPGNSSYDQIKKHLLAMKELGCNLVRIHIAGVDPRIYRLADKIGMLLWVEVPSPHQSTLKSRENHRAELMRMLALIGTHPSVVIWSLYNEDWGAQDIAHNRETRQYITDMYHFMQLAYPQFLVVDNDGWQHISFEGRLKSDLLTAHIYTPNLEQWEKTLDELTAGNMDTVAAFPLVVGDPFFFRKQVPLIVSEWGGFGFENYGGPQDDTSRASQIALFKAALRKRSISGDVYTQATDIEDERNGLIDSATGALNVPAGLLASGTYASEQK, from the coding sequence ATGCAGAATCGCACCAACTACGGATCTTCCAAAAGCAGGGAAGCATCCTTTGACACAGAAACCTTTCTAGATGATCTTCCCCGGGCCGTGCTGAGGCCGAATGAATACATCCTGCTGGACGGCGAATGGAATTTCGCCGTGGATGCGAACGACAGGGGCCTTAACGAAACCTGGTACGTAAGCCACAACTATACGCAAACCGCGCATTGGCCGGGAAGCGTGGAGCAGCATCTCGCCATATCCCAGCATGATGGCACCTCCTGGAAAGACAAGATCGTAGTCTGGTATGAGCGCACCTTCAAAATGCCAGAATATGTACCGGACACCGAACAAAATGATACGATTTTGCAGCTCACCTTCGGCGCATGCGGATACGAAACGCAGGTATGGCTGAATGGTCACCCGCTGTCAACGATTGAGGGAGAGCAGGTGCATATGGGCGAGTACACCTCGTTTTCCTACGAACTGGAAGCTTTGCAGCCGGTTAACCGCCTTACGGTGCGCGTGTCGAGCAGCATGGATGCAGACATCCCGAGAGGTAAGCAGGAATCACACGTTTACAAACGCGGGGGCATCTGGTACCAGACTTTTACCGGCGCTGTACGCAGCGTATGGCTGGAACGGGTGGAAAGAAACCGGCTGCGGTCGAGAGTAGGTGTTGTGAGCATTATCGAGGATAACCTGGTACGGTTTACCCTCACTACCCGCATCCACGATCCGGGTTTATACAAAATCATACTGAAAGTGTTCCCCGCTGATGCCGGTAGGGACGACACGCCCGTCGCCACGGACGAATTCCCGCTCATGCTCGACGCCGGGCAAAAGTCGCAGCGCCTGGTACTGGATGTACCGGATGCAAAAGTCTGGTCGCCGGAATCCCCTACCCTTTACAGGCTGGTGGCCCGACTGGTCAATGATCAGGGTGGCGTATCCGAAATCGAGACCAAGTTCGGATTACGGAAATTTGAAGCCCGTGGCAGCCGCATTTTCCTGAATAATCAGGCCATATACCTCGACGGAATTCTTTACCAGCCCGGAAATTCGTCCTATGATCAGATCAAGAAACACCTGCTTGCCATGAAAGAGCTGGGCTGTAACCTGGTCCGGATCCATATTGCCGGGGTGGACCCGCGCATTTACAGGCTTGCGGATAAAATCGGGATGCTGCTCTGGGTGGAAGTACCCAGCCCGCACCAGTCTACATTGAAAAGCCGGGAAAACCACCGGGCCGAGCTGATGCGGATGCTTGCTTTGATCGGCACCCACCCGTCGGTTGTGATATGGAGTTTGTACAATGAAGACTGGGGCGCGCAGGACATTGCCCACAACAGGGAAACACGGCAGTACATTACCGATATGTACCATTTCATGCAGCTTGCCTATCCGCAGTTCCTTGTCGTGGATAATGACGGCTGGCAGCATATCTCCTTTGAAGGAAGGCTCAAATCCGATCTCCTGACCGCCCACATCTACACCCCCAACCTGGAACAGTGGGAAAAGACGCTCGATGAGCTGACAGCGGGAAACATGGATACGGTTGCAGCATTTCCGCTGGTAGTGGGAGATCCGTTCTTTTTCCGGAAACAGGTACCACTGATTGTCAGTGAGTGGGGCGGGTTTGGATTTGAAAACTATGGCGGGCCGCAGGACGACACCTCCCGGGCCAGTCAGATTGCGCTATTCAAGGCAGCGTTGCGGAAACGTAGCATTTCTGGCGATGTATATACACAGGCAACCGACATTGAGGACGAACGGAACGGATTGATCGACTCTGCCACAGGGGCCCTCAACGTACCTGCGGGTCTTCTTGCCTCGGGAACCTACGCCAGCGAACAAAAATGA